A genome region from Salvelinus alpinus chromosome 26, SLU_Salpinus.1, whole genome shotgun sequence includes the following:
- the anxa14 gene encoding annexin A2 isoform X1 yields the protein MDIEYLPSYEMSWGTLGTIRPFLNFHAKKDALNIQAALEQKDALTLIKILTNRSNAQRQIIAQTFKTITEKELSSGLKKALSGELENLLLALLMTPLQFEAYRLRQSMEGIGTDEEGLLEILCTRSPNVLANITSTYKEQYNKDLETDLKGETSGDFAKLVLALLKKKKVVGMVQRDTEALAEAINQAKADPGPWITILTTRDSEHLNKVFVNLESEKRETVDEAIEKAFSGDVRLGLKTLVRCIQSPNLYLAQRLETMKAAIVQGVMVSHSEEDLLCVRVAYLRQTSTSLYTALQKQFKGDHLQALLAICRSED from the exons ATGGACATTGAGTACTTGCCATCATAT GAGATGTCCTGGGGTACCTTGGGTACTATAAGGCCCTTCCTTAACTTCCATGCTAAGAAAGATGCTCTGAACATTCAGGCTGCCCTGGAACAGAAAG ATGCACTTACTCTGATAAAAATCCTGACCAACCGTAGCAATGCTCAAAGACAAATCATCGCTCAGACCTTCAAAACCATCACGGAGAAG GAGCTGTCCTCTGGGCTGAAGAAGGCCCTGTCTGGGGAGTTGGAGAATTTGCTGTTGGCCTTGCTGATGACCCCACTGCAGTTTGAGGCCTATCGTCTGAGACAATCCATGGAG GGCATTGGTACAGATGAGGAGGGTTTGCTAGAGATTCTGTGCACCAGGTCACCCAATGTGCTTGCCAACATCACCTCTACCTACAAGGAGC AGTATAATAAGGATCTAGAGACGGACCTGAAGGGTGAGACCAGTGGGGACTTTGCCAAACTCGTTCTGGCCTTACTCAAG AAGAAAAAGGTCGTAGGAATGGTACAAAGAGACACAGAG GCTCTCGCTGAAGCTATCAATCAGGCGAAGGCAGATCCTGGACCATGGATCACCATTCTGACTACCAGAGACTCTGAACATCTtaacaaag TGTTCGTCAATTTGGAGAGTGAGAAGCGAGAGACAGTGGATGAAGCAATAGAGAAAGCATTCAGTGGAGATGTGAGACTTGGGCTGAAAACATtgg TGCGTTGCATACAGAGCCCAAACCTCTACCTGGCTCAGAGACTGGAGACCATGAAG GCAGCCATAGTCCAGGGGGTGATGGTGTCCCACAGTGAGGAGGACCTGCTGTGTGTGAGAGTGGCTTATCTCAGACAGACAAGCACCTCACTCTATACAGCCCtacag aaacaATTCAAAGGAGATCACCTACAAGCACTGCTGGCTATCTGTCGATCTGAAGACTAA
- the anxa14 gene encoding annexin A2 isoform X2 — MDIEYLPSYEMSWGTLGTIRPFLNFHAKKDALNIQAALEQKDALTLIKILTNRSNAQRQIIAQTFKTITEKELSSGLKKALSGELENLLLALLMTPLQFEAYRLRQSMEGIGTDEEGLLEILCTRSPNVLANITSTYKEQYNKDLETDLKGETSGDFAKLVLALLKKKKVVGMVQRDTEALAEAINQAKADPGPWITILTTRDSEHLNKVRCIQSPNLYLAQRLETMKAAIVQGVMVSHSEEDLLCVRVAYLRQTSTSLYTALQKQFKGDHLQALLAICRSED, encoded by the exons ATGGACATTGAGTACTTGCCATCATAT GAGATGTCCTGGGGTACCTTGGGTACTATAAGGCCCTTCCTTAACTTCCATGCTAAGAAAGATGCTCTGAACATTCAGGCTGCCCTGGAACAGAAAG ATGCACTTACTCTGATAAAAATCCTGACCAACCGTAGCAATGCTCAAAGACAAATCATCGCTCAGACCTTCAAAACCATCACGGAGAAG GAGCTGTCCTCTGGGCTGAAGAAGGCCCTGTCTGGGGAGTTGGAGAATTTGCTGTTGGCCTTGCTGATGACCCCACTGCAGTTTGAGGCCTATCGTCTGAGACAATCCATGGAG GGCATTGGTACAGATGAGGAGGGTTTGCTAGAGATTCTGTGCACCAGGTCACCCAATGTGCTTGCCAACATCACCTCTACCTACAAGGAGC AGTATAATAAGGATCTAGAGACGGACCTGAAGGGTGAGACCAGTGGGGACTTTGCCAAACTCGTTCTGGCCTTACTCAAG AAGAAAAAGGTCGTAGGAATGGTACAAAGAGACACAGAG GCTCTCGCTGAAGCTATCAATCAGGCGAAGGCAGATCCTGGACCATGGATCACCATTCTGACTACCAGAGACTCTGAACATCTtaacaaag TGCGTTGCATACAGAGCCCAAACCTCTACCTGGCTCAGAGACTGGAGACCATGAAG GCAGCCATAGTCCAGGGGGTGATGGTGTCCCACAGTGAGGAGGACCTGCTGTGTGTGAGAGTGGCTTATCTCAGACAGACAAGCACCTCACTCTATACAGCCCtacag aaacaATTCAAAGGAGATCACCTACAAGCACTGCTGGCTATCTGTCGATCTGAAGACTAA